One stretch of Armigeres subalbatus isolate Guangzhou_Male chromosome 2, GZ_Asu_2, whole genome shotgun sequence DNA includes these proteins:
- the LOC134209657 gene encoding alpha-amylase I-like: protein MKQLWILYSALVVTYAQLPGFSFGTSGFGRFALSNPLFNASFAATNPIDRVSDIASRARSLANTVQQNLPKVPQLPNPLSAFSRFARPSGSSSSTNSNTNYNQNTNDNRVGQGVDSARKAINDVVSAIPRVSGLPRIPDIPEIPGLSNFGAPRDVFNSFVNSLNNITNGQGISNPEQMFSRINNFLPEVSSLVDKIANFAKSATNSGIWSNISNDIKNEIQSRVASLSQGFSNITSAIEKIGQNIPNLIQDQRLNTTLRNEPFFFPNRSVIVHLFEWKFDDIAEECEKVLGPNGYGGVQVSPINEYLVSSSRAWWERYQPISYEIKSRSGNEKQFSDMVKRCLKSGIRIYVDVVFNHMAAPGASSPLYGTAGSTCDPQDRDYPSVPFNQSHFHTACQISNYNNATNVRSCELGSLPDLDQSNHYVRQKIVRFLNHLLDLGVAGFRVDAAKHMLPADLKAIYDSLKSVNPMFLFPPGARPFIYQEVIDLGNEAVSAKEYTNLGVVTDFAWGLVIGDIFRGSLSADALQILTKNGSSGALLPSNQALIFVDNHDNQRGHGAGGASILNYKTKPQYIQAVAFTLATDYGIARVMSSYDFSNSDQGPPQDAVQIIKSPGSAANGSCTNGWVCEHRWPEIRRMIQFKNYVAGTSLDHIQATPNTFAFCRGEKGFVVLNNSENTITQVYHTCLPQGQYCDIISGELSQGACSGTVINVNENGDAEITLAKNSIVALYLPSKLP from the exons ATGAAACAGTTGTGGATTTTGTACAGTGCTCTAGTGGTGACCTACGCTCAACTTCCGGGATTCAGCTTTGGTACTAGTGGGTTTGGGAGATTTGCACTTTCAAATCCGTTGTTTAATGCTTCGTTCGCGGCCACGAATCCGATAGATCGTGTATCAGACATCGCGTCTAGAGCTAGAAGTTTGGCAAACACCGTTCAACAGAATCTTCCGAAAGTACCACAACTTCCGAATCCTCTATCGGCGTTTTCTAGATTTGCTAGGCCATCGGGATCGAGTAGTTCAACCAATTCGAACACGAACTATAATCAGAACACTAATGACAACAGAGTGGGCCAGGGTGTTGACTCCGCCAGGAAAGCGATTAATGATGTAGTAAGCGCCATACCAAGAGTCTCTGGATTACCACGAATACCTGATATACCGGAGATACCTGGATTATCAAATTTCGGAGCCCCAAGAGATGTGTTTAATTCTTTCGTgaattctttgaataatataaCAAATGGGCAGGGAATCTCCAATCCTGAACAGATGTTTAGTAGGATTAATAACTTTCTACCTGAAGTATCGAGCCTAGTAGATAAGATTGCGAACTTTGCTAAATCCGCTACCAATTCTGGCATTTGGTCGAACATATCTAACGATATTAAGAATGAAATACAAAGTAGAGTCGCTTCACTGTCTCAAGGGTTCTCGAATATAACTTCTGCCATAGAGAAGATCGGCCAAAACATACCCAATTTAATACAAGATCAAAGGCTCAATACGACACTTCGAAACGAACCGTTCTTTTTTCCTAATCGCTCGGTCATCGTTCATCTGTTTGAGTGGAAATTCGACGATATAGCTGAAGAGTGCGAGAAAGTGCTCGGACCTAATGGATATGGTGGCGTACAGGTGTCCCCGATCAATGAATACTTGGTATCGTCATCACGAGCTTGGTGGGAGCGTTACCAACCGATTTCCTACGAAATTAAGTCAAGGTCGGGTAACGAAAAACAGTTTTCCGATATGGTGAAACGTTGCTTAAAGTCGGGTATACGAATCTACGTGGATGTAGTGTTCAACCACATGGCTGCTCCCGGAGCATCATCCCCGCTGTATGGGACTGCAGGATCAACCTGCGATCCACAGGATAGAGACTATCCATCTGTGCCGTTCAACCAATCTCATTTCCATACTGCGTGTCAGATTAGTAATTATAATAATGCAACTAACGTCCGAAGTTGTGAACTGGGGTCTCTACCGGACTTGGATCAATCCAATCACTATGTGAGGCAGAAAATCGTCAGGTTTTTGAACCACCTGCTCGATCTCGGCGTAGCTGGGTTCAGAGTAGATGCGGCCAAGCACATGTTACCTGCAGATCTAAAAGCCATTTACGATAGCCTGAAATCTGTTAATCCAATGTTTCTTTTTCCTCCTGGAGCTAGACCATTCATATATCAAGAAGTGATTGATCTGGGAAATGAAGCCGTTTCAGC TAAAGAATACACAAATCTTGGAGTTGTAACGGATTTCGCCTGGGGCCTTGTGATAGGTGACATCTTCCGGGGATCCCTCAGCGCAGATGCCCTACAAATTCTTACTAAGAATGGCTCTTCCGGAGCACTTCTCCCATCGAATCAGGCACTAATATTCGTAGATAACCACGATAATCAAAGGGGCCATGGAGCTGGTGGAGCATCGATTCTAAACTACAAGACGAAACCGCAGTACATCCAGGCGGTAGCGTTCACACTTGCCACCGATTATGGAATTGCCAGAGTTATGAGCTCGTATGATTTTTCAAATTCTGATCAAGGACCCCCGCAAGATGCAGTGCAGATTATAAAATCACCAGGCTCTGCAGCGAATGGCTCATGCACCAACGGTTGGGTGTGCGAACACCGTTGGCCTGAGATAAGGAGAATGATTCAATTCAAAAACTACGTGGCCGGTACCTCTTTGGATCACATTCAGGCTACGCCGAATACATTTGCTTTCTGCCGTGGAGAGAAGGGATTCGTCGTTCTCAACAATTCGGAAAACACCATCACCCAAGTGTACCACACGTGTCTTCCTCAGGGCCAGTATTGTGATATCATTTCTGGGGAACTATCACAGGGTGCCTGCTCAGGAACTGTCATCAATGTGAATGAAAATGGAGATGCAGAAATTACGCTGGCCAAGAATTCCATTGTAGCTCTTTATTTGCCTTCGAAGTTGCCATGA